One genomic window of Vespula pensylvanica isolate Volc-1 chromosome 12, ASM1446617v1, whole genome shotgun sequence includes the following:
- the LOC122633570 gene encoding uncharacterized protein DDB_G0283357 isoform X5: protein MASDSRMEWVEIIEPRTKEHMYANLTTGECVWDPPPGVPVKKTDNNQWWELFDQNTSRFYYYNATSQKTVWHRPTDCDIIPLAKLQTLKQNTEPAGSSGGDVQKNAESRKKESVSTQTQTPVSRSMRFNHQDNPNLSVTLQVGNASKSRTSGIGVDMQTSPPSPSPSSRRHHHHHHHHHNNRHHRHHEVPATRRQHNHSQDSGRSSDSSVSHSRTSLESTGYRLLDSPHRHHHRSTVQPPPAHAQSSPRQHSGTLEGRCHKSGTLESVKNQKSIPLGEPPPLGLSLSTSTPLFKKKTFPDTQREGRVGNLDLEKNKNGKESSRGSYGPEPSTSPYRDSLMESRVFRQEMPPYRPPEVQISHSYKSQGEKYGSLVESGNRFLRERDWEMHQRERVNSLDKSNTSAFYPSSMHPRNMNKQDTTERNDPSKSLVRGTGIIGNVAKQRSMEVSERERERDRDREKEYRRNTACNNSLDCTSQPLARSYSFVQQQKLQQLHQQQQQQQQQQQQQQQQQQQQQQSRRRDRDEDAMHERYLISQSHEQSRQRLSSNTSSSNSSNSSSNSAVGEDIEGHLDTEDSKKKRSNGNPSPPLSPFYGNLLSDADHLLPLQHYILQQAKLSGCYKFGDPLLVEEGDDSLDEEGGRSGGIGGRVDDDSDDQFADDEAASNQGDSSSQEYLEDHYADLGNYDTAGLATYYNTADTLTRPQPSPPASPTIVTQPETQDTVVPCVRRVSLPSSTLTSTPSGVTGNDNADLDEARRDDSTSGGDIEKYAQDNLNLNCGRPKGLRLLFRKKFSVRDILSWSKDPIPQPMLVVVDGEKLLKREACNLFRLVQVYMGDRKANVGMTLDGVAMDIVNTAFSKPPLRDELYVQICRQTTENPRKESLRRGWELMAVCLAFVPPSATFEPYLEGYMNRHRDPNFQFPEVAKWPIHVQVSHYATVACKRLQRIGAHGKRQPRKATIEDIDQARIQIFRASMFGATLSEVMALQRDRFPLRELPWIQTTLTRQVLVRGGTLTEGIFRVSADADEVSALKACLDKFEDGAILAASQDAHAPASLLKLWVRELYEPLIPDSFYTECVSMRHDDAQVSASSVAAIVDRLPDLNRRVLCHLIRFLQIFARPEVVARTKMDANNLAMVMAPNILRCTSQDPRVILENARKEMAFVRTLIESLDTAWVDDLH from the exons ATGGCATCCGACag TAGGATGGAATGGGTTGAAATCATAGAACCACGTACAAAGGAGCATATGTATGCTAATCTTACTACTGGAGAATGCGTATGGGATCCACCACCTGGCGTACCTGT gaAGAAGACGGATAATAATCAATGGTGGGAATTATTTGATCAGAATACTTCAAgattttactattataatgCCACATCTCAGAAAACTGTTTGGCACCGCCCAACCGATTGCGACATTATCCCTTTAGCGAAGCTTcag ACGTTAAAACAGAACACAGAGCCGGCTGGTAGTAGCGGAGGTGATGTCCAAAAAAATGCagaatcaagaaagaaagagtctGTGTCTACGCAGACTCAAACACCTGTTAGTCGTTCGATGCGTTTCAATCATCAAGACAATCCTAATTTATCTGTTACACTG CAAGTGGGTAATGCAAGTAAATCTCGAACATCTGGTATCGGTGTGGATATGCAGACATCTCCGCCGTCTCCATCTCCTTCCTCGAGAcgacatcatcatcatcatcatcatcaccataaTAATCGACACCATAGACATCACGAAGTACCGGCGACTAGACGGCAACATAATCATTCGCAAGATTCTGGTCGATCCAGTGATAGTTCTGTCTCCCATAGTCGTACGTCTTTAGAATCAACAGGGTATCGATTGTTGGACTCACcgcatcgtcatcatcatcgttctACGGTCCAGCCTCCTCCGGCACACGCTCAGTCTTCACCTAGGCAGCATAGCGGCACGTTAGAAGGTAGATGTCACAAAAGTGGAACTCTTGAAAGCGTTAAAAATCAGAAGTCTATACCGTTGGGCGAACCACCACCACTGGGATTGTCTCTCTCAACTAGTACCCCTCTCTTCAAGAAAAAGACTTTCCCAGATACACAACGCGAGGGTAGAGTAGGAAATTTGGATcttgaaaagaacaaaaatg gTAAAGAAAGTAGTAGGGGTTCCTACGGTCCTGAACCAAGTACGTCTCCATATAGAGATTCTTTAATGGAGTCAAGAGTATTTAGGCAAGAAATGCCACCCTATCGTCCGCCAGAAGTTCAAATAAGTCATAGTTATAAATCGCAAGGTGAAAAGTATGGTTCGTTGGTCGAAAGTGGTAACCGTTTCCTTAGGGAAAGAGATTGGGAAATgcatcaaagagaaagagttaataGTTTGGACAAATCTAATACTTCTGCCTTTTATCCAAGTTCCATGCATCCACGGAATATGAATAAGCAAGATACTACAG AGAGAAACGATCCATCCAAGAGTCTAGTGCGAGGTACAGGAATTATTGGTAACGTAGCTAAGCAAAGAAGTATGGAAGTatctgagagagaaagagaacgggATCGtgacagagagaaggaatataGAAGAAACACAGCGTGCAATAATTCGCTCGACT GCACGTCGCAGCCTCTGGCTCGTAGTTACAGTTTCGTGCAACAGCAAAAGTTGCAACAATTACatcagcagcaacaacaacagcaacaacagcagcagcagcaacagcagcagcagcaacagcaacagcaaagtagaagaagagatagagacgagGATGCGATGCACGAGCGTTATTTGATAAGTCAAAGTCACGAACAATCTAGGCAGCGACTTAGTAGTAACACAAGCAGTAGCAACAGTAGCAACAGCAGTAGTAATAGTGCTGTAGGGGAAGATATAGAAGGTCATTTGGATACGGAAgatagtaagaaaaagagaagcaatGGTAATCCAAGTCCACCGTTGTCTCCTTTCTATGGAAATCTTTTATCAGATGCCGACCATTTGTTACCACTTCAACATTATATTCTTCAGCAAGCTAAGCTATCGG GTTGTTACAAGTTTGGAGATCCATTGTTAGTAGAAGAGGGTGATGATTCTTTAGACGAAGAAGGTGGTCGAAGCGGAGGTATCGGAGGAAGAGTCGACGATGATTCGGACGATCAGTTTGCCGATGACGAGGCAGCAAGTAATCAGGGCGATTCGTCTAGCCAAGAGTATCTCGAAGATCATTATGCTG ATCTAGGTAACTACGACACTGCTGGTTTAGCGACCTATTATAATACAGCCGACACGTTAACAAGGCCGCAACCATCTCCACCAGCTTCGCCGACTATAGTGACGCAACCAGAGACACAAGATACTGTCGTTCCGTGCGTAAGACGAGTATCTTTACCATCGTCCACCCTAACTTCTACACCAAGCGGGGTTACAGGAAACGATAATGCAGATTTAGATGAGGCACGCCGTGACGATAGTACCAGTGGTGgtgatatcgaaaaatatgcTCAAGACAATCTTAACTTGAATTGTGGGCGACCGAAGGGATTGAGATTATTGTTCCGAAAGAAATTCAGTGTCCGCGATATTCTCAGTTGGTCGAAGGATCCGATACCCCAGCCTATGTTGGTTGTCGTAGACggtgaaaaattattgaaaagagAGGCTTGCAATTTGTTTCGATTGGTTCAGGTATATATGGGTGATCGTAAGGCAAACGTTGGTATGACGTTAGACGGAGTTGCTATGGACATCGTAAATACAGCATTTTCGAAACCACCGTTACGCGATGAATTATACGTTCAAATCTGTAGACAGACTACAGAAAATCCACGAAAAGAAAGTCTTCGTAGAGGCTGGGAACTGATGGCTGTCTGTTTAGCCTTCGTACCACCTAGCGCTACATTCGAACCTTACCTCGAAGGATACATGAATAGGCACCGCGATCCGAACTTCCAATTTCCAGAGGTGGCTAAGTGGCCGATTCATGTACAGGTCAGTCATTATGCAACCGTTGCCTGTAAACGTCTTCAGCGGATTGGTGCTCATGGTAAACGACAGCCACGTAAAGCTACCATAGAAGATATCGATCAAGCCAGg ATCCAAATTTTCCGTGCATCGATGTTTGGTGCAACATTATCCGAAGTAATGGCTTTGCAAAGAGATCGTTTCCCTCTTCGAGAATTACCATGGATACAAACGACCTTAACCAGACAAGTATTGGTACGTGGTGGAACGTTAACGGAGGGTATATTCCGAGTATCAGCCGATGCCGACGAAGTTAGCGCTTTGAAAGCCTGCTTAGATAAATTTGAGGATGGTGCGATATTGGCAGCGTCCCAAGATGCACATGCTCCTGCTTCCTTATTAAAGTTATGGGTACGCGAATTGTACGAGCCTTTGATACCCGACTCCTTTTATACGGAGTGCGTATCGATGCGTCACGACGATGCACAAGTTTCAGCAAGTAGCGTAGCTGCTATCGTTGATAGATTGCCTGATCTCAATCGACGCGTTTTGTGTCACCTTATACGATTCTTACAG atATTTGCCAGGCCCGAAGTAGTAGCACGTACCAAAATGGATGCAAATAATCTTGCAATGGTAATGGCACCAAACATTTTACGGTGCACATCACAAGATCCTCGtgttatattagaaaatgcaCGAAAGGAAATGGCTTTTGTTCGTACTCTGATCGAGTCGTTAGACACTGCTTGGGTCGATGATCTTCACTGA
- the LOC122633570 gene encoding uncharacterized protein DDB_G0283357 isoform X4, producing MASDSRMEWVEIIEPRTKEHMYANLTTGECVWDPPPGVPVKKTDNNQWWELFDQNTSRFYYYNATSQKTVWHRPTDCDIIPLAKLQTLKQNTEPAGSSGGDVQKNAESRKKESVSTQTQTPVSRSMRFNHQDNPNLSVTLQVGNASKSRTSGIGVDMQTSPPSPSPSSRRHHHHHHHHHNNRHHRHHEVPATRRQHNHSQDSGRSSDSSVSHSRTSLESTGYRLLDSPHRHHHRSTVQPPPAHAQSSPRQHSGTLEGRCHKSGTLESVKNQKSIPLGEPPPLGLSLSTSTPLFKKKTFPDTQREGRVGNLDLEKNKNGKESSRGSYGPEPSTSPYRDSLMESRVFRQEMPPYRPPEVQISHSYKSQGEKYGSLVESGNRFLRERDWEMHQRERVNSLDKSNTSAFYPSSMHPRNMNKQDTTAERNDPSKSLVRGTGIIGNVAKQRSMEVSERERERDRDREKEYRRNTACNNSLDCTSQPLARSYSFVQQQKLQQLHQQQQQQQQQQQQQQQQQQQQQQSRRRDRDEDAMHERYLISQSHEQSRQRLSSNTSSSNSSNSSSNSAVGEDIEGHLDTEDSKKKRSNGNPSPPLSPFYGNLLSDADHLLPLQHYILQQAKLSGCYKFGDPLLVEEGDDSLDEEGGRSGGIGGRVDDDSDDQFADDEAASNQGDSSSQEYLEDHYADLGNYDTAGLATYYNTADTLTRPQPSPPASPTIVTQPETQDTVVPCVRRVSLPSSTLTSTPSGVTGNDNADLDEARRDDSTSGGDIEKYAQDNLNLNCGRPKGLRLLFRKKFSVRDILSWSKDPIPQPMLVVVDGEKLLKREACNLFRLVQVYMGDRKANVGMTLDGVAMDIVNTAFSKPPLRDELYVQICRQTTENPRKESLRRGWELMAVCLAFVPPSATFEPYLEGYMNRHRDPNFQFPEVAKWPIHVQVSHYATVACKRLQRIGAHGKRQPRKATIEDIDQARIQIFRASMFGATLSEVMALQRDRFPLRELPWIQTTLTRQVLVRGGTLTEGIFRVSADADEVSALKACLDKFEDGAILAASQDAHAPASLLKLWVRELYEPLIPDSFYTECVSMRHDDAQVSASSVAAIVDRLPDLNRRVLCHLIRFLQIFARPEVVARTKMDANNLAMVMAPNILRCTSQDPRVILENARKEMAFVRTLIESLDTAWVDDLH from the exons ATGGCATCCGACag TAGGATGGAATGGGTTGAAATCATAGAACCACGTACAAAGGAGCATATGTATGCTAATCTTACTACTGGAGAATGCGTATGGGATCCACCACCTGGCGTACCTGT gaAGAAGACGGATAATAATCAATGGTGGGAATTATTTGATCAGAATACTTCAAgattttactattataatgCCACATCTCAGAAAACTGTTTGGCACCGCCCAACCGATTGCGACATTATCCCTTTAGCGAAGCTTcag ACGTTAAAACAGAACACAGAGCCGGCTGGTAGTAGCGGAGGTGATGTCCAAAAAAATGCagaatcaagaaagaaagagtctGTGTCTACGCAGACTCAAACACCTGTTAGTCGTTCGATGCGTTTCAATCATCAAGACAATCCTAATTTATCTGTTACACTG CAAGTGGGTAATGCAAGTAAATCTCGAACATCTGGTATCGGTGTGGATATGCAGACATCTCCGCCGTCTCCATCTCCTTCCTCGAGAcgacatcatcatcatcatcatcatcaccataaTAATCGACACCATAGACATCACGAAGTACCGGCGACTAGACGGCAACATAATCATTCGCAAGATTCTGGTCGATCCAGTGATAGTTCTGTCTCCCATAGTCGTACGTCTTTAGAATCAACAGGGTATCGATTGTTGGACTCACcgcatcgtcatcatcatcgttctACGGTCCAGCCTCCTCCGGCACACGCTCAGTCTTCACCTAGGCAGCATAGCGGCACGTTAGAAGGTAGATGTCACAAAAGTGGAACTCTTGAAAGCGTTAAAAATCAGAAGTCTATACCGTTGGGCGAACCACCACCACTGGGATTGTCTCTCTCAACTAGTACCCCTCTCTTCAAGAAAAAGACTTTCCCAGATACACAACGCGAGGGTAGAGTAGGAAATTTGGATcttgaaaagaacaaaaatg gTAAAGAAAGTAGTAGGGGTTCCTACGGTCCTGAACCAAGTACGTCTCCATATAGAGATTCTTTAATGGAGTCAAGAGTATTTAGGCAAGAAATGCCACCCTATCGTCCGCCAGAAGTTCAAATAAGTCATAGTTATAAATCGCAAGGTGAAAAGTATGGTTCGTTGGTCGAAAGTGGTAACCGTTTCCTTAGGGAAAGAGATTGGGAAATgcatcaaagagaaagagttaataGTTTGGACAAATCTAATACTTCTGCCTTTTATCCAAGTTCCATGCATCCACGGAATATGAATAAGCAAGATACTACAG CAGAGAGAAACGATCCATCCAAGAGTCTAGTGCGAGGTACAGGAATTATTGGTAACGTAGCTAAGCAAAGAAGTATGGAAGTatctgagagagaaagagaacgggATCGtgacagagagaaggaatataGAAGAAACACAGCGTGCAATAATTCGCTCGACT GCACGTCGCAGCCTCTGGCTCGTAGTTACAGTTTCGTGCAACAGCAAAAGTTGCAACAATTACatcagcagcaacaacaacagcaacaacagcagcagcagcaacagcagcagcagcaacagcaacagcaaagtagaagaagagatagagacgagGATGCGATGCACGAGCGTTATTTGATAAGTCAAAGTCACGAACAATCTAGGCAGCGACTTAGTAGTAACACAAGCAGTAGCAACAGTAGCAACAGCAGTAGTAATAGTGCTGTAGGGGAAGATATAGAAGGTCATTTGGATACGGAAgatagtaagaaaaagagaagcaatGGTAATCCAAGTCCACCGTTGTCTCCTTTCTATGGAAATCTTTTATCAGATGCCGACCATTTGTTACCACTTCAACATTATATTCTTCAGCAAGCTAAGCTATCGG GTTGTTACAAGTTTGGAGATCCATTGTTAGTAGAAGAGGGTGATGATTCTTTAGACGAAGAAGGTGGTCGAAGCGGAGGTATCGGAGGAAGAGTCGACGATGATTCGGACGATCAGTTTGCCGATGACGAGGCAGCAAGTAATCAGGGCGATTCGTCTAGCCAAGAGTATCTCGAAGATCATTATGCTG ATCTAGGTAACTACGACACTGCTGGTTTAGCGACCTATTATAATACAGCCGACACGTTAACAAGGCCGCAACCATCTCCACCAGCTTCGCCGACTATAGTGACGCAACCAGAGACACAAGATACTGTCGTTCCGTGCGTAAGACGAGTATCTTTACCATCGTCCACCCTAACTTCTACACCAAGCGGGGTTACAGGAAACGATAATGCAGATTTAGATGAGGCACGCCGTGACGATAGTACCAGTGGTGgtgatatcgaaaaatatgcTCAAGACAATCTTAACTTGAATTGTGGGCGACCGAAGGGATTGAGATTATTGTTCCGAAAGAAATTCAGTGTCCGCGATATTCTCAGTTGGTCGAAGGATCCGATACCCCAGCCTATGTTGGTTGTCGTAGACggtgaaaaattattgaaaagagAGGCTTGCAATTTGTTTCGATTGGTTCAGGTATATATGGGTGATCGTAAGGCAAACGTTGGTATGACGTTAGACGGAGTTGCTATGGACATCGTAAATACAGCATTTTCGAAACCACCGTTACGCGATGAATTATACGTTCAAATCTGTAGACAGACTACAGAAAATCCACGAAAAGAAAGTCTTCGTAGAGGCTGGGAACTGATGGCTGTCTGTTTAGCCTTCGTACCACCTAGCGCTACATTCGAACCTTACCTCGAAGGATACATGAATAGGCACCGCGATCCGAACTTCCAATTTCCAGAGGTGGCTAAGTGGCCGATTCATGTACAGGTCAGTCATTATGCAACCGTTGCCTGTAAACGTCTTCAGCGGATTGGTGCTCATGGTAAACGACAGCCACGTAAAGCTACCATAGAAGATATCGATCAAGCCAGg ATCCAAATTTTCCGTGCATCGATGTTTGGTGCAACATTATCCGAAGTAATGGCTTTGCAAAGAGATCGTTTCCCTCTTCGAGAATTACCATGGATACAAACGACCTTAACCAGACAAGTATTGGTACGTGGTGGAACGTTAACGGAGGGTATATTCCGAGTATCAGCCGATGCCGACGAAGTTAGCGCTTTGAAAGCCTGCTTAGATAAATTTGAGGATGGTGCGATATTGGCAGCGTCCCAAGATGCACATGCTCCTGCTTCCTTATTAAAGTTATGGGTACGCGAATTGTACGAGCCTTTGATACCCGACTCCTTTTATACGGAGTGCGTATCGATGCGTCACGACGATGCACAAGTTTCAGCAAGTAGCGTAGCTGCTATCGTTGATAGATTGCCTGATCTCAATCGACGCGTTTTGTGTCACCTTATACGATTCTTACAG atATTTGCCAGGCCCGAAGTAGTAGCACGTACCAAAATGGATGCAAATAATCTTGCAATGGTAATGGCACCAAACATTTTACGGTGCACATCACAAGATCCTCGtgttatattagaaaatgcaCGAAAGGAAATGGCTTTTGTTCGTACTCTGATCGAGTCGTTAGACACTGCTTGGGTCGATGATCTTCACTGA
- the LOC122633570 gene encoding uncharacterized protein DDB_G0283357 isoform X3: MASDSRMEWVEIIEPRTKEHMYANLTTGECVWDPPPGVPVKKTDNNQWWELFDQNTSRFYYYNATSQKTVWHRPTDCDIIPLAKLQTLKQNTEPAGSSGGDVQKNAESRKKESVSTQTQTPVSRSMRFNHQDNPNLSVTLQVGNASKSRTSGIGVDMQTSPPSPSPSSRRHHHHHHHHHNNRHHRHHEVPATRRQHNHSQDSGRSSDSSVSHSRTSLESTGYRLLDSPHRHHHRSTVQPPPAHAQSSPRQHSGTLEGRCHKSGTLESVKNQKSIPLGEPPPLGLSLSTSTPLFKKKTFPDTQREGRVGNLDLEKNKNGKESSRGSYGPEPSTSPYRDSLMESRVFRQEMPPYRPPEVQISHSYKSQGEKYGSLVESGNRFLRERDWEMHQRERVNSLDKSNTSAFYPSSMHPRNMNKQDTTGSIERNDPSKSLVRGTGIIGNVAKQRSMEVSERERERDRDREKEYRRNTACNNSLDCTSQPLARSYSFVQQQKLQQLHQQQQQQQQQQQQQQQQQQQQQQSRRRDRDEDAMHERYLISQSHEQSRQRLSSNTSSSNSSNSSSNSAVGEDIEGHLDTEDSKKKRSNGNPSPPLSPFYGNLLSDADHLLPLQHYILQQAKLSGCYKFGDPLLVEEGDDSLDEEGGRSGGIGGRVDDDSDDQFADDEAASNQGDSSSQEYLEDHYADLGNYDTAGLATYYNTADTLTRPQPSPPASPTIVTQPETQDTVVPCVRRVSLPSSTLTSTPSGVTGNDNADLDEARRDDSTSGGDIEKYAQDNLNLNCGRPKGLRLLFRKKFSVRDILSWSKDPIPQPMLVVVDGEKLLKREACNLFRLVQVYMGDRKANVGMTLDGVAMDIVNTAFSKPPLRDELYVQICRQTTENPRKESLRRGWELMAVCLAFVPPSATFEPYLEGYMNRHRDPNFQFPEVAKWPIHVQVSHYATVACKRLQRIGAHGKRQPRKATIEDIDQARIQIFRASMFGATLSEVMALQRDRFPLRELPWIQTTLTRQVLVRGGTLTEGIFRVSADADEVSALKACLDKFEDGAILAASQDAHAPASLLKLWVRELYEPLIPDSFYTECVSMRHDDAQVSASSVAAIVDRLPDLNRRVLCHLIRFLQIFARPEVVARTKMDANNLAMVMAPNILRCTSQDPRVILENARKEMAFVRTLIESLDTAWVDDLH; encoded by the exons ATGGCATCCGACag TAGGATGGAATGGGTTGAAATCATAGAACCACGTACAAAGGAGCATATGTATGCTAATCTTACTACTGGAGAATGCGTATGGGATCCACCACCTGGCGTACCTGT gaAGAAGACGGATAATAATCAATGGTGGGAATTATTTGATCAGAATACTTCAAgattttactattataatgCCACATCTCAGAAAACTGTTTGGCACCGCCCAACCGATTGCGACATTATCCCTTTAGCGAAGCTTcag ACGTTAAAACAGAACACAGAGCCGGCTGGTAGTAGCGGAGGTGATGTCCAAAAAAATGCagaatcaagaaagaaagagtctGTGTCTACGCAGACTCAAACACCTGTTAGTCGTTCGATGCGTTTCAATCATCAAGACAATCCTAATTTATCTGTTACACTG CAAGTGGGTAATGCAAGTAAATCTCGAACATCTGGTATCGGTGTGGATATGCAGACATCTCCGCCGTCTCCATCTCCTTCCTCGAGAcgacatcatcatcatcatcatcatcaccataaTAATCGACACCATAGACATCACGAAGTACCGGCGACTAGACGGCAACATAATCATTCGCAAGATTCTGGTCGATCCAGTGATAGTTCTGTCTCCCATAGTCGTACGTCTTTAGAATCAACAGGGTATCGATTGTTGGACTCACcgcatcgtcatcatcatcgttctACGGTCCAGCCTCCTCCGGCACACGCTCAGTCTTCACCTAGGCAGCATAGCGGCACGTTAGAAGGTAGATGTCACAAAAGTGGAACTCTTGAAAGCGTTAAAAATCAGAAGTCTATACCGTTGGGCGAACCACCACCACTGGGATTGTCTCTCTCAACTAGTACCCCTCTCTTCAAGAAAAAGACTTTCCCAGATACACAACGCGAGGGTAGAGTAGGAAATTTGGATcttgaaaagaacaaaaatg gTAAAGAAAGTAGTAGGGGTTCCTACGGTCCTGAACCAAGTACGTCTCCATATAGAGATTCTTTAATGGAGTCAAGAGTATTTAGGCAAGAAATGCCACCCTATCGTCCGCCAGAAGTTCAAATAAGTCATAGTTATAAATCGCAAGGTGAAAAGTATGGTTCGTTGGTCGAAAGTGGTAACCGTTTCCTTAGGGAAAGAGATTGGGAAATgcatcaaagagaaagagttaataGTTTGGACAAATCTAATACTTCTGCCTTTTATCCAAGTTCCATGCATCCACGGAATATGAATAAGCAAGATACTACAGGTAGTATAG AGAGAAACGATCCATCCAAGAGTCTAGTGCGAGGTACAGGAATTATTGGTAACGTAGCTAAGCAAAGAAGTATGGAAGTatctgagagagaaagagaacgggATCGtgacagagagaaggaatataGAAGAAACACAGCGTGCAATAATTCGCTCGACT GCACGTCGCAGCCTCTGGCTCGTAGTTACAGTTTCGTGCAACAGCAAAAGTTGCAACAATTACatcagcagcaacaacaacagcaacaacagcagcagcagcaacagcagcagcagcaacagcaacagcaaagtagaagaagagatagagacgagGATGCGATGCACGAGCGTTATTTGATAAGTCAAAGTCACGAACAATCTAGGCAGCGACTTAGTAGTAACACAAGCAGTAGCAACAGTAGCAACAGCAGTAGTAATAGTGCTGTAGGGGAAGATATAGAAGGTCATTTGGATACGGAAgatagtaagaaaaagagaagcaatGGTAATCCAAGTCCACCGTTGTCTCCTTTCTATGGAAATCTTTTATCAGATGCCGACCATTTGTTACCACTTCAACATTATATTCTTCAGCAAGCTAAGCTATCGG GTTGTTACAAGTTTGGAGATCCATTGTTAGTAGAAGAGGGTGATGATTCTTTAGACGAAGAAGGTGGTCGAAGCGGAGGTATCGGAGGAAGAGTCGACGATGATTCGGACGATCAGTTTGCCGATGACGAGGCAGCAAGTAATCAGGGCGATTCGTCTAGCCAAGAGTATCTCGAAGATCATTATGCTG ATCTAGGTAACTACGACACTGCTGGTTTAGCGACCTATTATAATACAGCCGACACGTTAACAAGGCCGCAACCATCTCCACCAGCTTCGCCGACTATAGTGACGCAACCAGAGACACAAGATACTGTCGTTCCGTGCGTAAGACGAGTATCTTTACCATCGTCCACCCTAACTTCTACACCAAGCGGGGTTACAGGAAACGATAATGCAGATTTAGATGAGGCACGCCGTGACGATAGTACCAGTGGTGgtgatatcgaaaaatatgcTCAAGACAATCTTAACTTGAATTGTGGGCGACCGAAGGGATTGAGATTATTGTTCCGAAAGAAATTCAGTGTCCGCGATATTCTCAGTTGGTCGAAGGATCCGATACCCCAGCCTATGTTGGTTGTCGTAGACggtgaaaaattattgaaaagagAGGCTTGCAATTTGTTTCGATTGGTTCAGGTATATATGGGTGATCGTAAGGCAAACGTTGGTATGACGTTAGACGGAGTTGCTATGGACATCGTAAATACAGCATTTTCGAAACCACCGTTACGCGATGAATTATACGTTCAAATCTGTAGACAGACTACAGAAAATCCACGAAAAGAAAGTCTTCGTAGAGGCTGGGAACTGATGGCTGTCTGTTTAGCCTTCGTACCACCTAGCGCTACATTCGAACCTTACCTCGAAGGATACATGAATAGGCACCGCGATCCGAACTTCCAATTTCCAGAGGTGGCTAAGTGGCCGATTCATGTACAGGTCAGTCATTATGCAACCGTTGCCTGTAAACGTCTTCAGCGGATTGGTGCTCATGGTAAACGACAGCCACGTAAAGCTACCATAGAAGATATCGATCAAGCCAGg ATCCAAATTTTCCGTGCATCGATGTTTGGTGCAACATTATCCGAAGTAATGGCTTTGCAAAGAGATCGTTTCCCTCTTCGAGAATTACCATGGATACAAACGACCTTAACCAGACAAGTATTGGTACGTGGTGGAACGTTAACGGAGGGTATATTCCGAGTATCAGCCGATGCCGACGAAGTTAGCGCTTTGAAAGCCTGCTTAGATAAATTTGAGGATGGTGCGATATTGGCAGCGTCCCAAGATGCACATGCTCCTGCTTCCTTATTAAAGTTATGGGTACGCGAATTGTACGAGCCTTTGATACCCGACTCCTTTTATACGGAGTGCGTATCGATGCGTCACGACGATGCACAAGTTTCAGCAAGTAGCGTAGCTGCTATCGTTGATAGATTGCCTGATCTCAATCGACGCGTTTTGTGTCACCTTATACGATTCTTACAG atATTTGCCAGGCCCGAAGTAGTAGCACGTACCAAAATGGATGCAAATAATCTTGCAATGGTAATGGCACCAAACATTTTACGGTGCACATCACAAGATCCTCGtgttatattagaaaatgcaCGAAAGGAAATGGCTTTTGTTCGTACTCTGATCGAGTCGTTAGACACTGCTTGGGTCGATGATCTTCACTGA